A window of Macaca thibetana thibetana isolate TM-01 chromosome 7, ASM2454274v1, whole genome shotgun sequence genomic DNA:
ATCCTGAGCTCCGAGACTTTCGAGGAAATACCCCCCTACACCTTGCCTGTGAGCAGGGCTGCTTGGCCAGCGTGGGAGTCCTGACTCAGTCCTGCACCACCCCGCACCTCCACTCCATCCTGAAGGCTACCAACTACAATGGTATGTctgcctccctgccctgccccaccccctcaGGTGGCAGGTGATGTGGAGAAGGGGCAGGTGGGCCAACTTAAGGAGTCGAGGCAAGAACTTAAACTGCCAGCATTTGAAAGGTTGAGAAAATATGTGTGCAAAGTGCCTGTTGGATGCCTTTATAAAGTTCCTTCAGAACCCAGACGGTGGGTTCTTAAAATTCAGAAGATATGACTATTTGTCCCATAAAAGAATAGGTGAAAGGAGTGAGGGTTGAAACAGGTGGTTATACTTTTTTCGTTTTGTTCTTCCAGGCCACACGTGTCTGCACTTAGCCTCTATCCATGGCTACCTGGGCATTGTGGAGCTTTTGGTGTCCTTGGGTGCTGATGTCAATGCTCAGGTTAGTGCTTCCTGCCTCCGATGCACTGAGTCAAGTTCCTCGTGCTCATGTTGTGAGCAGAAATTCCAAACGCAGCCATAAGCATCTCAAATTCCTTTTGGTTTCAGGAGCCCTGTAACGGCCGGACTGCCCTTCACCTCGCAGTGGACCTGCAGAATCCTGACCTGGTGTCGCTCCTGTTGAAGTGTGGGGCTGATGTCAACAGAGTTACCTACCAGGGCTATTCTCCCTACCAGCTCACCTGGGGCCGCCCAAGCACCCGGATACAGCAGCAGCTGGGCCAGCTGACACTGGAAAACCTTCAGATGCTGCCGGAGAGTGAGGATGAGGAGAGCTATGACACAGAGTCGGAGTTCACGGAGTTCACGGAGGATGAGGTGAGTCTGTGAACTCCTTGGGCTCTCTAACTAATGAGGGACCATTCCCTTCACCCTCCCGGGCCCCTAGAACTGCTCCTTATCAGAAGGGGTATCTACATAATGAGTCTCTCAAATTTCTGTGCATAACCAGTATCCCAataatgtaccttttttttttaaaaaaaatagcttacccttttttaaagaaaagcattttttaaaacatttttaaaatgggagttaaAGGCAAACTCCCTCAGCCTGTAAAGTTCATTGTATTTGGGCTATGGAGAATGGAGTCCAAGGGTTATTTCCAGTAGCGGCCTCCCCATCCCAGTGGCTTGGCAGAGCTTCGGAAGTTTAATGTGTCTTCTTTCCCCTTGTTTTCAGCTGCCCTATGACGACTGTGTGTTTGGAGGCCAGCGTCTGACATTATGAGCGCAAAGGGGCTGAAAGAACATGGACTTGTatatttgtacaaaaaaaaagttttatttttctaaaaaaagaaaaaagaaaaaaaatttaaagggtGTACTTATAGCCACACTGCACACTGCCTGGCCCAAAACGTTTTATTGTAGTGGGATCAGCCCTCATTGTGTTGCTTTTGTGAACTTTTTGTAGAGGACAAGAAAGATCATTGAAATTCCAAGAAAACTTCTTTTAAACCTCACCTCTGTGGGGTTTTGGACGTTAGCAAAAATTCATGGAAGGaccacattttatatttattgtgcttCGAGTGACTGACCCCGTGGTATCCTGTGGCATGTAACAGCCAGGAGTGTTAGACCTTTCAGTGATGTGGGGTGAAAAGTTAATACCTGTCAAGGTTTGTGTTACCCTTCTGTAAATGGTGTACATAGTGTATTGTTGGTAATTATTTTGGtacttttattatgtatatttattaaacagATTTTTACAAATAAGTTATCCTGATCATTTTCTTCCTGTTCTGAAGTTCCATCCTCCggcagaggtggaggtggagcATTGTAGGGGAGCAGGGAACTCCCAGCAGCTTCTCACACCTGACACCCAGCCTCCAGCAAAGCTTTGCAGGCACCCTGGGCTCAGTGTGTGGGAGGGAGGCTGTTGCAAGGTTATAGGAAATACCAGTCTCAGGCTTGGGGTGGAAGTGTGCTGCTTGGCCTGTGGTTGGAGAGGTCTCCATTGTCATTCAGTCATCCCTTGATTTCAACTGTTGCTGGACCCTAACTGCCAGTTGAGGAAATTATTTTGGCCAAGATGAATATGCTGAATTCATATAGAGCTGGGAAAGATCTCACTAATACAGGAAGTTCTTAAGGACATAGGCTCAGAAATGGGACTGTACTGACATTTGTTAGCAGATActcacctctgagcctcagttttctcattagcTGGGCTGTTCTGAAAATTACATAAGACAATCCACGTAAAATGCATAGCATAGTGGCAGGCATGTAGTGCTAAAGAAAAACAAGCTGTTACACAACATCCTTTATGTCATACCAGGAGAAACAAGCGCAGAGAGAATGTCCTGTCCACGGTCACCTTGCAGGAGAGGTAGGTGATTAACATACTTAACACGCACTTATTTTGGGGTAAACATCTTTTAAGAGCATTCCATCTGTTTATGTGTTTTGTTACTGGCTGTAGTAGAAAAGTAATAAAGACTTGAAGGGTCTCTTATCAGTTCAGTCTACTGATTGTACTGAATGATTCTACAGAAGCAAATGTCACAAGAAATCAGTAATGTGGAACTTGACTTAGATGCTCTATCTTGAggttttcatctctaaaatggctCTCTTGCCTAGgtagaaagaagaataaagatgggtacactaaaagttCAGACTTTATTGCTGTACAATATAAAAAATCTGCATTTGTACcctgtaaacatttttattaaaaaaattttttgagatagggtctcactgttgcccaggctggggtgcagtggtgcaatcacagctcactgcagcctcaaactcctgggctcaagcaatcctcccaactcagccacctgagtagctgggactacaagcatgcaccaccatgcctggctaattttatctgtagagacagggtttctctatgttgcccaggctggtctcgaactcctgggctcaagagatccacccactgtggcctcccaaagcactgggattacacgtctgagccaccacaccaagccaaaatattttagaggaaaaagtAAAGTTACTGCATTCTAGAAAATGCAGAGTAGTGTATAATTGCAATTTATGTCTTTGACTTATACCtaagaaaaaattattacattatcCCTTTCCTGATCCACAAACGATGTCAAAGTCAAAAGAATATGGTCACCTTGGACCAAAAAGGAGCCAATATTTAGTGGTCTTCCAGATATAAGGAGTGTTACTACAGACTGGTTAAAGCCAGTCtgccccagtttttttttttttttgagatagagtcccgctctgtcatccaggctggagtgtaatggcgtgatctctgctcactgctagctccacctctcgggttcaagcgattctccctgcctcagcctcccaagtagctgggattacaggtgcctgacaccacacccagctaatttttgtatttttagtagagacagggtttcaccatgttgcccaggctggtcttgaactcctgacctcaggtgatccgcctgcctcagcctctcaaaaagttctgggattacaggcatgagccaccgcgcccagctctgCCCCATTTCTGTAGCCTCAGTCCATCTGGAACCCAGCACTGGCGGTCCCTCTACCAGTCTTATTCTCTGTCAAAGTGCCCGGGTTCTTCACTGAAATTCCTTGTCCCTCCCCAAGCACCTCAACACAGGTGTTAAATGACCTGCCACAGGAATTAGGTCAGTTAGGTTCAGCTCTCAGCTAAGTGGGAGAGGTAAGATGGGAGTGGGGGCGATATCCCCACCCTCATTCTGAAAAGAACAAAGGTTGGAAACTTGGCTCCCCAATTTTGGAACGATGCCCTTAGTGCTTTCTACTCAGTCAAACGTGACTCTTCTTCCCTCTGTAAAGGGGTTAAATTTGTGCCAATTCACCCATACACTGTCTCTAGTTCTGTGCTAGGTTGGAGAAACAGGACAAAACTGTGTGCCACCCCCTCATCCCCAGCCTCCTTAGCTTCCAGCTCTTGCTTAGGGGTACCACCCTCCAGCGTCAAGCAAGGGTGGGGCCCTTCTCACCCACTTGGGCCCAGTCTCCCACCTTTCTAGGCttcagcttttcttctttctaggtTCTAAACCTCAGAAAAGGTTCTGTCATCTGCATAAATCTTGAGGTAGCTGGGCCCAGTTAAGCACTGAAGGCTACCCTGGTTCCTTACTCTCTAGTTCTTCTCCCCATTTCTcatccccttttctttctttcttttcttttttttttttttttttttttgtgatagggtctcactctcttgcccaggttggagtgcagtggtgtgatctcggctcactgtaacttctacctcctgggttcaagcgattctcctgcctcagcctcccgagtagctgggactacaggtgcacaccactacacccagccaatctatatatttttagcagagatggggtttcaccgtgttggctaggcttgtctcgaactcccgaccgcaagtgatccgcctgctttggcctcccatggtcctgggattacaggtgtgacccaccacacccagccctccctgcttttcttttctttttgttttaaatgtattatctttcTGTCCTGCCTGTTGGTTGGGTGACTGGAGCCTGGAGTTCCCTAAAGGAAAATTTTAGAAGGGAAACATTCTAGTCTGTAGAAAATCTTCAAATTCCTAAGCAAACAAGAGCAAAAGATCTCAAAGCAAACAGGCCAGCAGACGGAGAGCCTTCTTTAATGCACTTTGATTTCCTCCAAGAAGTTACAGATCATGTGGGGACAAGTAGGACTAAGAATGCCTAGAGAGAGGGAAGTGATATGAGGGGGAAATAATACGTCACATCAGCAACTTCCTTGAATTCGGTTCCTTGATTCCTTCTGCTTTCCTCATCCATGAGGATACGTTTCCTGTAGAGGCCATGTGTACCAAGCCCTTCCAGAAAGTAaggatttttctttaaagagggAACAAACTAGTCTGAGCAATCTGAAGACCTTCCCCTGGGGCCTGGAAATTCAGAAGGCTGGGAGCTTGGGTGGATTTGCATGGAAAGTTCAATTGCTACTGGAAGTGATTAAGTGGTGACAGAATTGAGTCTGTGAGATGGCTCTTCCTTCCCCCCCACTTCCCACCCCcgaacccccccacccccccaccgcCACCCCACCCCCGGCTTTCTGCCAGATTTTCATTAACTTGCCTTAAGTGTAGCTGAAATTTCATTTGGCAAGAAAAGTCTGAGTTGTGGAACTCCAGTCTGAAACATGCCCAAGAAACATTCCCCAGCCAAGAATATCCCAGGCTGTTTCCCCACTGAAAGAGAGCGTTacagaaactgaaactggacctcacCTGTGTTTCCCTCCTAGAGAACTGCAACTCTCCATCCCATTCCTTCATTTGCCTCAAAAAGAACTATTCTCCAGGCCTCCCACCAAGGAGGAATAAGCCATGGCCTCTGCCCCAAAGAGCTCCTTGCTTAGgtggagagggagacagagaagtgCACAGAAAGGCATGGTGAGATGAGAGCCCATAGCACGAGAGCTGAGCCCAGGCACCAGCGCggagtgggggtgggagagacCGGTCCAGAGCTCGCATTCCAGTTAGCTATTTACCTGCCAGTACTATATTATCTTATCCCATGCCCCAAGTGACTGTGGCAGGCACCCTTTTCACAGGGGGCAGGAAGTATGACCCAGCTTCAGCCAATCTGAGTCACTGAAAAGTAGGACTGGACCCTGAACACTGACATGAAAACAGGGCCAAGGCCCACAAACCGGCCAGCAATCCAGGTAAGTGTgaccaggtgtgggggctcacgcctataattccagcactttgagaaactgaggcaggaggatcatttgagcccaggaggtcaagaccagcctgggcaatatagggagagcccatctctaccaaaaaaaaaaatacattaaggcctgacgtggtgactcacacctgtaatcccagcactttgggaggccgaggcaggcagatcacttgaggccagaagtttgagcccagcctgaccaacatggtgaaaccccatctctactaaaaatacaaaaattagccagcatggcggtgcacgcctgtaatcccagctactcgggaggctgaagcaggagaatcgcttcaacccaggagagggaggctgcagtgagctgagatcacaccactgcactccagcctgggcaacagagcgagactctgtctcaaaaatttttaaaaaaagtatatatatatacacacacacacacacataaaaacatatatcatatgtgtgtgtgtatatatatatatataaactttaaaaagaaaacagcaaaaaaaaccCAGCTAAGTATAATAAGGGAGATGGCTGACACAGCACAAGGCCAAAGGCATAATCATCAGGGCTCcaagaaaggaataaaatcttGAAGGAAATGTACTTGAAGGATGGaaatctggttttattttttaatttttttttgagatgaagtttcgctcttgttgcccaggctggagtgcaaatggcgcgatctcagctcaccacaacctccgctgcccgggttcaagcaattctcctgcctcagcctcctgagtagctgggattacaggcatgcaccatcacgcctggctaattttgtagttttagtagatacggcatttctccatgttggtcaagctggtctctttctccctacctcaggtgatccgcccgcctcagcctcccaaagtgctgggattacaaggcgtgagccaccgcgcccggccggaaaccTGGTTTTAAAATGAGCTTATTTGTACCTGTGGTATTAGATTGCTGCGGTGTGCAGGCTGACCTCTGACTAAGCATTGGAACTGGAAGGAGTGGAGAGGCAGCTGCTCCCTCTCTGTGACCGAGTCCCCACTGCCCATGGTGGAATATGAGAAGTCTTAACAAGCAGTTAACTGAAAAGCATCagagaaaatcttaaataatAATTTCCCCTTTAATATTGCTGTCATTccatatatttttacaatttcttaAGTATAACCTATATGAAAAATAGTCAGCTACTTAaaggtaagtttttattttatttacttatgtttttgagatacagtctcactttgtcacccaggctgaggtgcagtgtcacaatcacggctaactgcagcctcgacctcccaggctcaggtgatcctcttacttcagccttccaagtagctgggattacagacgtgtgccaccacacagggctattttttgtattttttgtagagagggggtcttgccatgttgccctggctggtctccaactcctggactcaagctatcctcccacctcagcctcccaaaggactccAGTAGTATGAGCCACTACGACTGGACTTCaaggtaaacttttaaaaaacttttcaatTGACTgtgcgaggtggctcaagcctgtaatcccactttgggaggctgaggccagaggactgcttgagcccaggagttcgagaccagcctagcaatgcagtgagactctgtctctacttacttatttatttatttttatttatttatttatttatttttgagacagagtctcgctctgtcacccaggctggagtgcagtggcacaatgtctgctcactgcaagctgcgccccccgggttcatgccattttcctgcctcagcctcccgagaagctgggactaccggtgccagccaccatgcctggctcatttttttgtatttttagtagagactgggtttcgccttGTTCACCAGGacagtctcgatttcctgaccttgtgatccacctgcctcggactcccaaagtgctgggattacaggcagcaaccaccgctcctggcctgtatttatttatttaatatttaatattaagtaatatttaatatttatttaaaaatataaataaaggtcgggcacagtggctcccacctgtaatcccagcactttgggaggctgaagcaggtggatcacctgaggtcaggagttcgagatcagcctggccaacatggtgaaaccccatctctactaaaaatacaaaaattagctgagtgtgatggtggcagcctgtaatcccagctactcgggagactgaggcaggagaatcacctgaatccagaaaacggaggttgcagggagtggagatggtgccattgcactccagcctgggcatcaagagtgaaactctgtctcaaaaaaagaaagaagaaagaaaagaaagaaagaaaggaaagaaagaaaggaaaggaagaaagaaagaaagtcagcctgggtcacatagccagtaaatggcagagccaggcttGGGCAGGCTCTAGGTCTATATTCCTAACTTGGGGATAAAGCagcttccaggccaggcacactcactcactcctgttattccagcactttggaagtctgaggcgtgcagattgcttgagcccaggagttcaagaccagcctggacaacacagtgaaaccccatctctacaaaaatacaaaaaattagctgggcatagtggcacgcacctgtagtcccagctactcgggaggctgaggctggaagattttgtgagcccaggaggtggaggctgcagtgagccaagatggtgccactgcactccagcctgggcaacacagcaaaactctgtcagataaaaaaaaaaaaaaaaaaaaagaacgaaagaaagaaaaagaaaaaaagcagcttCCAAGCACGCACAGGAATTCCCACTAACAAAAGTGTTTTCAGGTCATCAATCGTCAATATGTTCCTTATGTATCTGTTGCTATCCTACCAAAATTGGGCAAATATTACAAAGGATGGTCTGAATTTCTGATGTTTTATGTTAACGGAAAACTGTCTCATGGAAACTATATAATAATGCAGAAAATGCAAGATCTGAGATCTCAGGAGACCGCAATAAACTGAACAATCCTGTGGGACTCAGATATCCTACTTCATCTcctctgaaatctttttttttttttttttttttttttgagatagagtcttgctctgtcgcctagcctggagtgcagcggcgcgatctcggctcactgcaagctccacctcccgggttcacgccattctcctgcctcagcctcccgaatagctgggactacaagcgcctgccgccatgccaggctaattttttttatttttagtagagacaagggttcactgtgttagccaggatggtttcgatctcccaacctcgtgatctgcccgcctcggccacccaaagtgctgggattacaggcgtgagccaccatgcccggctgaaatcttttttttttttttttttttgagacagagtctcactctgtcgcccaggctggagtgcagtggcgcgatctcggctcactgcaagctccgcctcccgggttcaggccattctcctgcctcagcctcctgagtagctgggactaaaggcgcgcaccaccgcacccggctattttttgtatttt
This region includes:
- the NFKBIA gene encoding NF-kappa-B inhibitor alpha, producing MFQAAERPQEWAMEGPRDGLKKERLLDDRHDSGLDSMKDEEYEQMVKELQEIRLEPQEVPRGAEPWKQQLTEDGDSFLHLAIIHEEKALTMEVIRQVKGDLAFLNFQNNLQQTPLHLAVITNQPEIAEALLGAGCDPELRDFRGNTPLHLACEQGCLASVGVLTQSCTTPHLHSILKATNYNGHTCLHLASIHGYLGIVELLVSLGADVNAQEPCNGRTALHLAVDLQNPDLVSLLLKCGADVNRVTYQGYSPYQLTWGRPSTRIQQQLGQLTLENLQMLPESEDEESYDTESEFTEFTEDELPYDDCVFGGQRLTL